The Juglans regia cultivar Chandler chromosome 2, Walnut 2.0, whole genome shotgun sequence genome includes a window with the following:
- the LOC109021187 gene encoding late embryogenesis abundant protein At1g64065-like: MKGEGKRNTKCLAYIAAFVVFQTIIILAFALTVMRVKSPKVRFGDVVVESFTPSSTNSSSFDMRLVAQVTIKNTNFGHFKYDSSNATILYGDTPVGSAVIPKGRAKARKTQRFNVTVSVTSASLSGNANLTNDIGYGTLRLSSQAKLSGKVHLMKVIKKKKSGQMSCTMAVDLAKRAIQDLKCK; this comes from the coding sequence ATGAAGGGAGAGGGGAAACGAAACACCAAATGCTTAGCATACATTGCTGCTTTCGTAGTGTTTCAGACCATAATCATCTTGGCCTTCGCCCTAACTGTGATGCGCGTAAAGAGTCCCAAAGTCAGGTTCGGTGATGTGGTGGTCGAAAGCTTCACGCCCAGCAGCACCAACTCATCTTCTTTCGACATGAGATTGGTTGCGCAGGTGACCATCAAGAACACAAACTTCGGACACTTCAAGTACGATAGCAGCAACGCCACCATCTTATACGGGGACACGCCGGTGGGGTCGGCTGTCATTCCCAAGGGGCGTGCCAAGGCAAGAAAGACTCAGAGATTCAACGTCACCGTCAGCGTTACCTCAGCCAGCCTCTCGGGGAATGCAAACCTTACCAATGACATTGGGTATGGAACTCTGAGGCTGAGCAGTCAGGCCAAGCTGAGCGGAAAGGTGCACCTGATGAAGgtgatcaagaagaagaagtctGGTCAAATGAGCTGCACCATGGCAGTCGATTTGGCAAAGCGTGCAATCCAGGATTTGAAGTGCAAGTGA